One window of Ralstonia pickettii DTP0602 genomic DNA carries:
- a CDS encoding aminodeoxychorismate lyase (K07082: K07082; UPF0755 protein), which yields MKRFFLRLGFAVLVFALAAVGAFAWWANQPLTLKNSPVEVVIKPNSSVASVGRQIQRGGVGMDPRLFMLLVRLTGHGPDLKAGGYEFETGATPLSIIGKLARGEVTHYVVTVIEGWEFRKMRAAVDANPALRHDTQGMSEAELMKAIGAAEASPEGLFFPDTYLFARGSSDIELYKHAYRAMQRRLNEAWNARAPDLPYKTPYEALVMASIVEKETGQAAERPMIAAVFLNRLRKNMMLQTDPTVIYGLGERFDGDLRKRDLQTDTPYNTYTRTGLPPTPIALPGLASLAAATAPAPSDALYFVARGDGSSHFSNSLPEHNRAVDKYQRGK from the coding sequence ATGAAACGTTTCTTCCTTCGCCTGGGATTTGCCGTGCTGGTGTTTGCGCTGGCAGCCGTCGGCGCGTTCGCGTGGTGGGCCAATCAGCCGCTAACCCTTAAAAACTCGCCGGTGGAAGTGGTGATCAAGCCCAATTCCAGTGTCGCCAGCGTCGGCCGGCAGATCCAGCGCGGCGGCGTCGGCATGGACCCGCGGCTGTTCATGCTGCTGGTGCGCCTGACCGGGCACGGCCCGGACCTGAAGGCCGGCGGCTATGAATTCGAGACCGGCGCCACGCCGCTGTCGATCATCGGCAAGCTGGCGCGCGGCGAGGTCACGCACTATGTGGTCACCGTGATCGAGGGGTGGGAATTCCGCAAGATGCGGGCTGCCGTTGACGCCAACCCGGCACTGCGGCACGACACCCAGGGCATGTCCGAGGCGGAGCTGATGAAGGCGATCGGTGCGGCCGAGGCCTCGCCCGAGGGACTGTTCTTCCCAGACACCTACCTGTTCGCGCGCGGCAGCAGCGATATCGAACTGTACAAGCACGCCTACCGCGCCATGCAGCGCCGCCTGAACGAAGCCTGGAACGCGCGCGCGCCCGACCTGCCCTACAAGACCCCGTATGAGGCGCTGGTGATGGCATCGATCGTCGAGAAGGAAACCGGCCAGGCCGCCGAGCGCCCGATGATCGCCGCCGTATTTCTCAACCGGCTGCGCAAGAACATGATGCTGCAGACCGACCCGACCGTGATCTACGGCCTGGGCGAGCGCTTCGACGGCGACCTGCGCAAGCGCGACCTGCAGACCGACACCCCGTACAATACATACACCCGCACCGGCCTGCCGCCCACGCCGATCGCACTGCCGGGGCTGGCCTCGCTGGCGGCGGCCACCGCGCCGGCGCCGTCCGACGCGCTGTACTTCGTCGCCCGCGGCGACGGCAGCAGCCATTTCTCCAACTCGCTTCCCGAACACAACCGCGCGGTCGACAAGTACCAGCGCGGCAAATAG
- a CDS encoding folate-binding protein (K06980: K06980) produces MPVMNAQAPELAASHDALQAGGIVCAPAGLGLIRVAGDDAASFLHTQLTNAVEDLKPGAARLAGYCSPKGRLLATFLMWRDAEGIVLQLSADIQPAVQKRLSMFVLRSKAKLSDITPASAILGVAGTGAAKALEAAGLPVPDAAFSAVSADGTSVIRLPDAAGQPRWQIVLPADKAEAVRAALTATLQSAPSSFWDWLEVQSGLPRIVAATQEQFVPQMINYELVGGVNFRKGCYPGQEVVARSQYRGTLKRRMWLVQGEGEVPAPAAEIFRPEDPGQPCGMIVNAAPAPQGGWAGLAELKIDAAVGAATSALRLGSAEGAALATAVLPYEVPLGEAAQAAG; encoded by the coding sequence ATGCCAGTGATGAATGCCCAAGCCCCGGAACTCGCCGCCAGCCATGATGCCCTGCAGGCAGGCGGAATCGTCTGCGCCCCCGCCGGGCTCGGGTTGATCCGCGTAGCCGGCGACGATGCCGCCAGCTTCCTGCATACCCAGCTGACCAATGCGGTCGAAGACCTGAAGCCGGGCGCCGCACGCCTGGCCGGCTACTGCTCGCCCAAGGGTCGCCTGCTCGCCACATTCCTGATGTGGCGTGATGCCGAAGGCATCGTGCTGCAGCTGTCGGCCGATATCCAGCCGGCGGTGCAGAAGCGCCTGTCGATGTTCGTGCTGCGCTCCAAGGCCAAGCTTAGCGATATCACCCCGGCCAGCGCGATCCTCGGGGTTGCCGGGACCGGCGCCGCCAAGGCGCTGGAAGCCGCTGGCCTGCCTGTGCCGGATGCGGCCTTCTCTGCAGTTAGCGCCGACGGTACGTCCGTGATCCGCCTGCCCGATGCCGCCGGCCAGCCGCGCTGGCAAATCGTGCTGCCGGCCGACAAGGCCGAGGCCGTGCGCGCCGCGCTGACGGCCACGCTGCAAAGCGCCCCGTCGTCGTTCTGGGACTGGCTCGAAGTGCAGTCCGGCCTGCCCCGCATCGTCGCGGCCACGCAGGAGCAGTTCGTGCCGCAGATGATCAACTACGAGCTGGTGGGCGGCGTCAATTTCCGCAAGGGCTGCTATCCCGGCCAGGAGGTGGTGGCACGCAGCCAGTACCGCGGCACGCTCAAGCGCCGCATGTGGCTGGTGCAGGGCGAAGGCGAGGTGCCGGCACCCGCGGCCGAGATTTTCAGGCCGGAAGACCCGGGCCAGCCGTGCGGCATGATCGTCAACGCCGCGCCCGCGCCGCAAGGCGGCTGGGCCGGACTGGCCGAGCTGAAGATCGACGCGGCCGTCGGTGCCGCAACGTCGGCGCTGCGCCTGGGCAGTGCCGAAGGCGCCGCGCTGGCGACCGCCGTCTTGCCTTACGAAGTACCGCTCGGCGAAGCCGCCCAGGCCGCCGGCTGA
- a CDS encoding signal peptide protein: protein MCLILVAWQSHPDYALVVAGNRDEFYARPAAAAHWWQEAPHVLAGRDLAEVIGEPGTWMGVNADGRFAALTNYRAPSEKRTDARSRGELVAGFLRGHEAPFDYLDGLAGEDGCYNGFNLLASDLRELWWYSNRSASRQPQRLRPGLYGLSNALLDTPWPKVRSRVGALAEVLAADSGQANVSAEPYLKMLADERQAADFELPSTGVAPEWEKLLSSAFIRSPMYGTRASTVLRVRHDGRFDLSERSFDAGGRAGDVTYHGTLNLSRDTGIVQAPR from the coding sequence ATGTGTCTGATCCTGGTTGCCTGGCAATCCCACCCGGACTATGCCCTGGTCGTCGCCGGCAACCGCGATGAATTCTATGCCCGCCCCGCGGCGGCCGCGCACTGGTGGCAGGAAGCGCCGCACGTGCTGGCCGGGCGCGACCTGGCGGAAGTCATCGGCGAGCCCGGCACCTGGATGGGCGTCAATGCCGACGGCCGCTTTGCCGCGCTGACCAACTACCGCGCCCCGTCCGAGAAACGCACCGATGCCCGTTCGCGCGGCGAGCTGGTGGCCGGCTTCCTGCGCGGCCATGAGGCCCCGTTCGACTACCTCGACGGGCTGGCCGGCGAAGACGGCTGCTATAACGGCTTCAACCTGCTGGCCAGCGACCTGCGCGAACTCTGGTGGTACAGCAATCGCTCGGCCTCGCGCCAACCGCAACGGCTGCGCCCGGGCCTGTACGGCCTGTCCAATGCCTTGCTCGACACGCCCTGGCCCAAGGTGCGCAGCCGCGTGGGCGCGCTGGCCGAGGTACTGGCGGCCGACAGCGGCCAGGCCAATGTCAGCGCCGAGCCTTATCTGAAGATGCTGGCCGACGAACGGCAGGCGGCGGATTTCGAGCTGCCGTCGACGGGCGTTGCGCCGGAATGGGAAAAGCTGCTGTCGTCCGCGTTTATCCGCTCGCCGATGTATGGCACGCGTGCCAGCACGGTGCTGCGCGTGCGCCACGACGGCCGCTTCGACCTGAGCGAGCGCAGCTTCGACGCCGGCGGGCGCGCGGGCGACGTCACTTACCACGGCACGCTGAACCTGTCGCGCGACACCGGCATCGTGCAGGCGCCGCGCTGA
- the tmk gene encoding thymidylate kinase (catalyzes the reversible phosphoryl transfer from adenosine triphosphate (ATP) to thymidine monophosphate (dTMP) to form thymidine diphosphate (dTDP)~K00943: E2.7.4.9, tmk; dTMP kinase [EC:2.7.4.9]), which produces MRGKFITFEGIDGAGKSTHIDWVAGRLRARSGVPGVVTTREPGGTPLGEDLRQILLHRKMHLETEALLMFAARREHIAEVIAPALERGDWVISDRFTDATFAYQGGGRGLSTQRLEVLEDWVQDGLQPDLTLLFDVPLETASERLAGARSPDKFEAESRAFFQRTRDEYLRRAAQSPQRFRVIDATRSIEEIREELEAIIATL; this is translated from the coding sequence ATGCGCGGAAAATTCATCACTTTCGAAGGCATCGACGGCGCCGGCAAGAGCACCCATATCGACTGGGTCGCCGGCCGCCTGCGCGCGCGCAGCGGCGTCCCCGGCGTGGTCACCACCCGCGAGCCGGGCGGCACGCCGCTGGGCGAGGACCTGCGCCAGATCCTGCTGCACCGCAAGATGCACCTGGAAACCGAGGCGCTGCTGATGTTCGCCGCCCGGCGCGAGCACATCGCCGAGGTCATCGCGCCCGCGCTGGAGCGGGGCGACTGGGTGATCTCCGACCGCTTCACCGACGCCACCTTCGCGTACCAGGGCGGGGGCAGGGGCTTGTCGACGCAGCGGCTCGAAGTGCTGGAGGACTGGGTGCAGGACGGCCTGCAGCCGGACCTGACGCTGCTGTTCGACGTGCCGCTGGAAACCGCCAGCGAACGGCTTGCCGGTGCGCGCTCGCCGGACAAGTTCGAGGCCGAATCCCGCGCTTTCTTCCAGCGCACCCGCGACGAGTACCTGCGCCGGGCCGCGCAGTCGCCGCAGCGCTTCCGCGTGATAGACGCCACCCGCAGCATTGAAGAGATTCGCGAAGAACTCGAAGCTATCATTGCAACGCTTTGA